One Paraburkholderia sp. HP33-1 genomic region harbors:
- a CDS encoding LysR family transcriptional regulator produces the protein MKQNFTVRQGALDGVEVFLSVAEQRSFRGAAAQLGVTPSAVSQAVRVLEARIGATLFIRTTRSVGLTEAGERFLARAKPAFEELVAASEVARGLGERPSGLLRLSVPRAVVPILLEPLIASFCKANPEVEVEVAASKELIDLATEGFDAGIRLGQFVAADMVAVPLSAPFRFVVVGSPGYFASRGRPEHLDDLREHACLRWRRSSGALALWSFNDNGQPIEIAVSGPFIASDYPSMLGAAIEGIGLAQLPEPMTAEGLRTGKLVQVLEPYAPMVPGVFLYYPSRRQIMPKLRAFIDHVKSRTTRSMPSDS, from the coding sequence ATGAAGCAGAACTTCACGGTCAGGCAGGGCGCGCTCGATGGCGTCGAGGTCTTCCTCAGCGTTGCCGAGCAGCGCAGTTTTCGCGGCGCCGCCGCGCAACTCGGCGTGACGCCGTCGGCCGTCAGTCAGGCGGTGCGTGTGCTCGAAGCCCGCATCGGCGCGACGCTGTTCATCCGCACCACGCGCAGCGTCGGCTTGACCGAGGCCGGCGAGCGCTTTCTGGCTCGCGCCAAGCCGGCTTTCGAGGAACTCGTCGCCGCCAGCGAGGTGGCGCGCGGACTCGGCGAACGACCGTCCGGCCTGTTGCGTCTTTCCGTACCGCGTGCGGTCGTGCCGATCCTGCTGGAGCCGCTGATCGCGTCGTTCTGCAAGGCCAATCCCGAGGTCGAGGTGGAAGTCGCGGCCAGCAAGGAGTTGATCGACCTCGCGACGGAAGGCTTCGACGCCGGCATCCGGCTGGGTCAGTTCGTCGCCGCCGACATGGTCGCGGTGCCGCTCTCGGCGCCGTTCCGCTTTGTCGTCGTCGGCAGTCCCGGCTATTTCGCGTCACGCGGCCGCCCCGAGCACCTGGATGATCTGCGCGAGCATGCATGCCTTCGCTGGCGACGCTCCAGCGGCGCGCTCGCGTTGTGGTCGTTCAACGACAACGGCCAGCCGATCGAGATCGCTGTCTCCGGTCCTTTCATCGCCAGCGATTATCCGAGCATGCTGGGCGCGGCGATCGAAGGCATTGGCCTTGCCCAGCTACCCGAGCCGATGACCGCCGAGGGATTGCGAACGGGAAAGCTGGTGCAGGTTCTGGAGCCGTACGCGCCGATGGTCCCGGGCGTGTTTCTCTACTATCCGAGCCGCCGCCAGATCATGCCGAAGCTGCGTGCGTTCATCGATCATGTGAAGAGCCGCACGACGCGATCGATGCCTAGCGATAGTTGA
- a CDS encoding DUF4377 domain-containing protein, giving the protein MKYWMLLLPLVLAACAQTPEVTTPAPAATTAAANPASPTGTDLLTRYHWQLNNAIDSNGTHIDALFVRPDKPVQLDFSPYRITVVNGCNSMGAGYTVRKGYLQIGPMVSTMMACPDPALAALDDAISQRVRGSVNVNLLARDNAASLQLVTDSGDTLSFTGVPTAEMRYGGPGQIAFLEVAAQPVPCNHPSMPNAQCLLVRERFFDEQGLATGTPGPWQPLSQDIEGYTHTPGIRNVVRVKRFTIRNPPADGPSIAYVLDLIVESEKVGQ; this is encoded by the coding sequence GTGAAATACTGGATGCTATTGCTGCCGCTCGTTCTCGCCGCCTGCGCACAGACACCCGAAGTGACAACGCCGGCGCCAGCGGCGACTACGGCCGCCGCGAACCCCGCGTCGCCGACCGGCACCGATCTGTTGACCCGGTACCATTGGCAACTGAACAACGCGATCGATAGCAATGGCACGCACATCGATGCGCTGTTCGTCCGCCCGGACAAGCCAGTGCAACTCGACTTCAGTCCGTACCGGATCACCGTCGTCAATGGCTGCAATAGCATGGGAGCGGGTTACACCGTCAGGAAAGGGTATTTGCAGATCGGCCCGATGGTCAGCACGATGATGGCTTGCCCCGATCCCGCGCTAGCCGCACTCGACGATGCGATCTCGCAGCGTGTGCGGGGCAGCGTCAACGTGAACCTGCTTGCGCGTGACAACGCGGCGAGCTTGCAACTGGTCACTGATAGCGGCGACACGCTGAGCTTCACCGGCGTGCCTACGGCCGAGATGCGCTACGGCGGTCCCGGTCAAATAGCGTTTCTTGAAGTGGCGGCGCAGCCCGTGCCGTGCAACCATCCGTCGATGCCCAACGCGCAATGTCTGCTCGTGCGCGAACGCTTCTTCGACGAGCAGGGTCTCGCAACCGGCACGCCTGGACCGTGGCAACCGTTGAGTCAGGATATCGAAGGTTATACGCACACGCCGGGTATCCGAAACGTGGTGCGCGTGAAGCGTTTCACGATCAGGAACCCGCCTGCCGACGGGCCGTCGATCGCTTATGTGCTCGATCTGATCGTTGAATCGGAGAAGGTGGGGCAGTAA
- a CDS encoding GlxA family transcriptional regulator — MRIAVLALQGLFDTGLTVMLDAFSLANRFAAAKMGGRSHFELSVVGVRKKVRSGQGLAIPVQAITPDLKPDWVIVPALSTGTPDQLVPALERPDVRDAGAQMLAWHAQGALIAASCIGTFLVAETGLLDHREATTTWFLGPLFRQRYPTVLLNESRMLVPSDIGVTAGAAMGHLDLALWLIRRASPELATLVSRYLLADLRSSQAPYIIPNHLAQADPLIQRFERWARDHLKEGFSLQHAAAALATSARTLQRRCQDVLGKSPLAYFQDLRVEYARSLLHGSGLGVDAIAAEVGYVDGATLRTLLRQRLGKGVRDLRADLR, encoded by the coding sequence ATGCGAATCGCTGTGCTCGCCTTGCAGGGGCTGTTCGACACTGGCCTCACCGTCATGCTCGACGCCTTCTCCCTCGCCAACCGGTTCGCGGCCGCGAAGATGGGCGGGCGGTCGCACTTCGAACTGTCGGTCGTCGGCGTGCGCAAGAAGGTCCGCTCGGGGCAGGGGCTGGCCATACCCGTGCAAGCGATCACCCCGGACCTGAAGCCGGACTGGGTGATCGTTCCCGCGCTTAGTACCGGCACGCCGGACCAACTCGTGCCGGCGCTCGAACGGCCGGATGTGCGCGACGCCGGGGCGCAAATGCTGGCGTGGCACGCACAGGGCGCGCTGATCGCCGCGTCGTGCATCGGCACGTTCCTCGTCGCGGAAACTGGACTCCTCGATCATCGCGAAGCGACCACGACCTGGTTTCTGGGTCCATTGTTCCGGCAACGCTATCCGACGGTATTGCTCAACGAGTCGCGCATGCTGGTGCCATCGGATATCGGTGTGACGGCGGGCGCGGCGATGGGGCACCTCGATCTCGCGCTGTGGTTGATCCGCCGTGCGAGCCCCGAGCTGGCCACGCTGGTGTCGCGCTACCTGCTCGCCGACCTGCGCTCATCGCAGGCGCCGTACATCATCCCCAACCATCTCGCGCAGGCCGATCCGCTGATTCAGCGTTTCGAGCGATGGGCGCGCGATCATCTGAAGGAAGGGTTCTCGCTGCAGCACGCGGCGGCCGCATTGGCGACGAGCGCGCGCACACTTCAGCGTCGCTGCCAGGACGTGCTCGGCAAATCGCCGTTGGCCTACTTTCAGGACCTGCGTGTCGAGTACGCGCGGTCACTGCTGCATGGCAGCGGCCTCGGCGTCGACGCGATTGCGGCCGAGGTTGGTTATGTCGATGGAGCCACGTTGCGGACGCTGTTGCGCCAACGGCTCGGCAAAGGCGTGCGCGATCTGCGTGCGGATTTGCGTTGA
- a CDS encoding energy transducer TonB, whose amino-acid sequence MGTLRTAIAGLVALGIWLLALAALSSGLLKSNRPAPPPAPLDMRVVVLDEPAPPDSRGPQTPAAAPADQALPHAQTPSRTSGHRAMAPVPTRTQTLKTPAAAAPSAPVAPVASSTQRPSQDEPSEQTAIAGSQQSTAQNAAAPAASTTANTAARSISQPLPSLPDDLRGQAYQTVATARFTIHVDGSVDVELIQATPTPRLNQLLLDTLRRWRFFPALHDGRPVESTQDIRVHFNVS is encoded by the coding sequence GTGGGGACGCTGCGTACCGCCATCGCTGGTCTGGTCGCGCTAGGTATCTGGCTGCTGGCGCTGGCTGCGCTGTCTTCCGGATTGCTGAAGTCGAACCGGCCGGCCCCGCCGCCTGCCCCACTGGATATGCGCGTGGTCGTGCTCGACGAACCTGCGCCGCCTGACTCTCGTGGGCCGCAAACTCCGGCGGCGGCTCCAGCGGATCAGGCGCTACCTCATGCGCAGACGCCATCGCGCACATCAGGGCATCGCGCGATGGCGCCTGTGCCGACCAGGACACAGACGCTGAAGACGCCCGCCGCCGCGGCGCCGTCCGCGCCGGTCGCACCGGTTGCGAGTTCGACACAACGCCCGTCGCAAGATGAGCCGTCCGAACAAACGGCCATCGCAGGATCGCAGCAATCGACCGCGCAGAACGCCGCGGCGCCGGCGGCTTCGACAACCGCCAACACCGCCGCCCGCTCCATTTCGCAACCGCTACCGTCCCTGCCAGACGACTTGCGCGGGCAGGCCTATCAAACGGTCGCGACCGCGCGCTTCACGATCCACGTGGATGGCTCGGTCGATGTCGAACTCATTCAGGCAACGCCGACCCCCCGCCTCAATCAGCTTCTGCTCGACACGTTGCGGCGCTGGCGCTTTTTCCCCGCGCTGCACGATGGCCGGCCCGTCGAAAGCACGCAGGACATCCGCGTGCATTTCAATGTCAGTTGA
- a CDS encoding ExbD/TolR family protein, whose translation MKLKRSRTSRRGRIEIIPMIDVMFFLLATFMLASLAMQRLDAVRINLPSGRAQPISASEPLTISVSGNDEVAVNRHVVPADQIEPEVKRLLRADGNVVITADDHAGHGAVVQAMLAARRAGAEHFLIAVHRD comes from the coding sequence ATGAAACTCAAACGCTCGCGCACCTCGCGGCGCGGCCGCATCGAAATCATTCCGATGATCGACGTGATGTTCTTTCTACTTGCGACGTTCATGCTCGCCTCGCTGGCGATGCAGCGGCTGGACGCAGTGCGGATCAACCTGCCTTCGGGACGCGCACAGCCGATCAGCGCGAGCGAGCCGCTGACGATATCGGTAAGTGGCAACGACGAGGTCGCGGTCAATCGCCATGTCGTTCCCGCGGATCAGATCGAGCCCGAAGTAAAGCGCCTTCTGCGCGCGGACGGCAACGTCGTCATCACGGCCGACGATCACGCCGGTCACGGCGCGGTCGTGCAGGCGATGCTCGCGGCCCGACGCGCGGGGGCCGAACACTTTCTGATCGCCGTGCATCGTGATTAA
- a CDS encoding MotA/TolQ/ExbB proton channel family protein, with product MQEWTDFIAAMRTGGWIMYPLSLLGVLALTIIIERAYVFARFASAPARLWQPTSGDDNRLEDLAPHHAFRRMAAPWLPESDSPLWLREASAQSVASQIERDMGRGLWLLETIVTAAPLLGLLGTIVGMMKSFQLFGGNGLVDPGGVTGGVAQSLVATAIGLIVAVLALFAFNYFSRRLERLMDELELFANARLSALRLQHEARGERG from the coding sequence ATGCAGGAATGGACAGACTTTATCGCGGCGATGCGCACCGGCGGATGGATCATGTATCCGCTCAGCTTGCTCGGCGTGCTCGCATTGACGATCATCATCGAGCGGGCCTATGTATTCGCCCGCTTCGCAAGCGCGCCGGCGCGTCTTTGGCAACCCACGTCAGGCGATGACAACCGTCTCGAAGATCTCGCCCCGCATCACGCGTTCCGGCGCATGGCCGCGCCGTGGCTGCCCGAGTCGGACTCGCCGCTATGGCTGCGCGAGGCGTCGGCACAATCTGTCGCCTCACAGATCGAGCGCGATATGGGCCGCGGTTTGTGGCTGCTCGAGACGATCGTCACGGCGGCGCCGCTGCTCGGCTTGCTCGGCACGATCGTCGGGATGATGAAATCCTTCCAGCTGTTCGGCGGCAATGGGCTCGTCGATCCGGGTGGTGTCACGGGCGGGGTAGCACAGTCGCTGGTAGCGACTGCGATCGGATTGATCGTCGCGGTTCTCGCGCTGTTCGCGTTCAACTATTTTTCACGGCGGCTTGAGCGTCTGATGGATGAACTCGAACTGTTCGCCAACGCGCGCCTCAGCGCGCTGCGCCTGCAACACGAGGCGCGGGGAGAGCGCGGATGA
- a CDS encoding TonB-dependent receptor, with the protein MKKRTLAAQAAIVFCAGVSSAWGAPGGNAEFTGTVSDPAGQPVAHAKVQVQDASGASVSTSSTDTAGHFSIDGVAPGTYAVVFTAAGFASGSSIATAQSGAPASVSVQLQKSDTLDVQVNAQRLNAARNGLLPETGSSVYRFTQADIDTMPAGANTPLNQVLLQAPGVASDSFGQLHVRGEHANVQYRINGIIIPEPISGFGQSLDTRIIDQMNLLTGALPAQYGYRTAGIVDIRTKSGDTGSGGSIDVFAGSHQTVKTSADVFGSEGPFSYYLSGSLGMNNLGIENPTASANAIHDHTRQGNAFGYLSYLINPLTRVSLLFGATNNQFEIPNTPGLTPNFALAGHSTFDSSQLNETQSELNNFAALALQGTNGGALDYQVAFFTRYTRTKFNPDPIGDLMFNGVASEDFHSNTANGVQVDTTWRVNDSHTVRAGIFFQQEHAVFDNSVTVFPADADGNQFSNVPFNIQDNSSKTGYLYSLYAQDEWKLTDRLTLNYGLRYDRMDEYTSASQLSPRVGLVYTATPSTTLHVGYARYFTPPPFELVSGSTISKFDGTTNQSSTTQNDPVQPERSHYFDLGITQKLGSAVTLGLDAYYKKSTDLLDEGQFGPALIFTPFNYQYGRTYGVEFTASYKHDNISAYLNLAYSRAQGKNINSAQFNFSADELAFISNHWVFLDHDQRVTASFGATYDFHQTTFTFDGIVGSGLRSGFANTDRLPVYAQFNFGVIQHFNEPTIGKVDARLVVINAFNRVYELRDGSGIGVGAPQYGPHFAVYAGVTKYF; encoded by the coding sequence ATGAAAAAACGCACCCTGGCCGCGCAGGCGGCGATCGTGTTCTGTGCCGGCGTTTCGAGCGCATGGGGAGCGCCCGGCGGCAACGCAGAATTCACGGGCACGGTCTCCGATCCCGCTGGACAGCCCGTCGCTCACGCGAAAGTGCAGGTACAGGACGCGAGCGGCGCCTCCGTCAGCACGTCGAGCACGGACACGGCAGGCCATTTCTCGATCGATGGCGTGGCGCCCGGCACGTACGCGGTCGTCTTCACCGCGGCCGGTTTTGCAAGCGGCAGCAGTATCGCGACCGCCCAGTCCGGCGCCCCGGCGAGCGTCAGCGTGCAACTGCAAAAAAGCGACACGCTCGACGTGCAAGTCAACGCCCAACGTCTGAACGCGGCGCGCAACGGCTTGCTGCCCGAGACGGGCAGCAGCGTCTACCGCTTCACGCAGGCCGATATCGACACGATGCCGGCGGGCGCGAACACGCCGCTCAATCAGGTGCTGCTGCAAGCGCCCGGCGTCGCCAGCGACTCGTTCGGCCAGTTGCACGTGCGCGGCGAGCACGCCAATGTGCAATACCGGATCAACGGCATCATCATCCCGGAGCCGATCAGCGGCTTCGGCCAGTCGCTCGACACGCGCATCATCGATCAGATGAACCTGCTCACGGGCGCCCTGCCCGCGCAGTACGGCTACCGCACGGCCGGCATCGTCGACATCCGCACCAAATCGGGCGACACGGGCAGCGGCGGCTCGATCGACGTATTCGCCGGCAGCCATCAGACCGTCAAAACGAGTGCCGACGTGTTCGGCAGCGAGGGACCGTTCAGCTACTACCTGAGCGGCTCGCTCGGCATGAACAATCTCGGCATCGAGAATCCGACCGCGAGCGCCAATGCGATTCACGATCACACGCGCCAGGGCAATGCGTTCGGCTATCTGTCGTATCTGATCAATCCGCTCACGCGCGTGAGCCTTTTGTTCGGCGCGACCAACAACCAGTTCGAGATTCCGAACACGCCAGGACTGACGCCGAACTTCGCGCTCGCAGGCCATAGCACGTTCGACTCGTCGCAACTGAACGAGACGCAATCGGAGCTGAACAATTTCGCGGCGCTCGCGCTTCAGGGCACCAACGGCGGCGCACTCGATTACCAGGTCGCTTTTTTCACGCGCTATACACGCACGAAGTTCAACCCCGATCCGATTGGCGACCTGATGTTCAACGGCGTCGCATCGGAGGACTTTCATAGCAACACGGCCAACGGCGTGCAGGTCGATACGACCTGGCGCGTCAACGACAGCCACACGGTTCGCGCGGGTATCTTCTTCCAGCAGGAGCACGCGGTATTCGACAACAGCGTGACCGTCTTTCCCGCCGACGCGGACGGCAACCAGTTCTCCAACGTGCCCTTCAACATCCAGGACAACAGCAGCAAGACCGGCTATCTGTACAGCCTGTACGCACAGGACGAATGGAAGCTGACCGACCGGCTCACGCTGAACTATGGATTACGCTACGACCGTATGGACGAGTACACGAGCGCGAGCCAGTTGAGTCCGCGCGTCGGTCTCGTCTACACGGCCACGCCGTCGACGACGCTGCACGTCGGCTACGCCCGCTACTTCACGCCGCCGCCGTTCGAACTCGTGTCCGGCTCGACGATATCGAAATTCGACGGCACCACGAATCAGAGTTCGACGACCCAGAACGATCCTGTACAGCCGGAACGCAGCCACTACTTCGACCTCGGCATCACGCAGAAGCTCGGCTCTGCCGTCACGCTCGGACTCGACGCGTACTACAAGAAATCGACCGACCTGCTCGACGAAGGACAGTTCGGCCCCGCGCTGATCTTCACGCCGTTCAACTACCAGTACGGCAGAACCTATGGCGTGGAATTCACCGCCAGCTACAAACACGACAACATTTCCGCGTATCTGAACCTCGCGTATAGCCGCGCGCAAGGCAAGAACATCAACTCCGCGCAGTTCAACTTCAGTGCGGACGAACTGGCGTTCATCTCGAACCACTGGGTGTTTCTCGATCACGACCAGCGCGTGACGGCGTCGTTCGGCGCGACATACGACTTCCACCAAACCACCTTCACGTTCGACGGTATCGTCGGATCCGGCCTGCGCAGCGGTTTTGCGAATACCGACCGCCTGCCCGTCTATGCGCAGTTCAACTTCGGCGTGATCCAGCACTTCAACGAGCCGACGATCGGCAAGGTCGACGCACGTCTGGTGGTGATCAACGCATTCAATCGCGTCTACGAGTTGCGCGACGGTTCGGGCATCGGCGTCGGCGCGCCGCAATACGGTCCGCATTTTGCCGTCTATGCGGGCGTGACCAAGTACTTCTGA
- a CDS encoding MarR family winged helix-turn-helix transcriptional regulator, with the protein MNRPISYDECNCFALRQAARHVTQIYERHLGSVGLTAAQFTILAKLARTPNLPMAELADAMVMERTTLVRAMKPLQRDGLVLAEPADHDNRTLLFSLTEKGETTFDQAAVAWRAAQDEFEKKFGRARAKTLRAELFSITD; encoded by the coding sequence ATGAACCGTCCTATCTCCTACGACGAATGCAACTGCTTCGCGCTGCGCCAGGCGGCACGGCACGTCACGCAGATCTACGAGCGCCATCTCGGCAGCGTCGGGCTGACGGCTGCGCAGTTCACGATCCTCGCGAAGCTCGCGCGCACACCGAACCTGCCTATGGCGGAGCTCGCGGACGCGATGGTCATGGAGCGCACCACGCTGGTCCGCGCGATGAAACCGTTGCAGCGCGACGGCCTCGTGCTGGCCGAACCGGCGGACCACGACAACCGCACGTTGCTGTTCAGCCTGACGGAAAAGGGCGAGACCACGTTCGATCAGGCTGCGGTCGCATGGCGCGCCGCGCAGGACGAATTCGAAAAGAAGTTCGGCCGCGCCCGCGCAAAGACCCTGCGCGCCGAGCTGTTCAGCATCACCGACTAG
- a CDS encoding MarR family winged helix-turn-helix transcriptional regulator, protein MEALLDDDCFAIRQAARHVSQIYDRHLSNAGLTITQYSLLGRLKRTGPMTMKQLAEAMRMQRTTLVRTIQPLRRGGLVSSETMGADARALLISLTAEGQSRLNAGRAHWYAAQAEFEHRFGEERAAALRTELFAITRDTL, encoded by the coding sequence ATGGAAGCGCTTTTAGACGACGACTGCTTTGCGATCCGCCAGGCCGCGCGTCACGTATCGCAGATCTACGACCGGCATCTGTCGAATGCCGGGCTGACCATCACGCAGTATTCGCTGCTGGGGCGCCTGAAGCGCACCGGTCCGATGACGATGAAGCAGCTTGCCGAGGCCATGCGCATGCAGCGCACCACGCTGGTCCGCACGATCCAGCCGCTGCGACGCGGCGGGCTCGTGTCGAGCGAGACGATGGGCGCGGATGCGCGCGCGCTGCTGATCTCGCTGACCGCCGAAGGGCAATCGCGGCTGAACGCGGGCCGCGCGCACTGGTATGCCGCGCAGGCCGAATTCGAACACCGCTTCGGCGAGGAGCGCGCGGCTGCGTTGCGCACTGAGCTGTTTGCGATCACCCGAGATACGCTTTGA
- a CDS encoding HlyD family secretion protein has protein sequence MSTTPSTVAPPSVVQPARQARRIPWMLLAILSVLVVLALAASYWFFVGRFVESTDDAYVGGDVTVMAPKVNGFVTDVLVHDNEFVHANQVLVRLDARDYDARLAQANAEVESAQAAVTELEAKKSLQLAAINEQAAEVRASGAELTRSAADQTRYRELVKDDAVSNQVVEKADADLTKARAAVDRSSAALLAAQREIAVLDAQIGDAKARIATTQAAQRVAALNVEYTTIRSPIDGYVGNRTARVGLLANTGVSLLTVVPASGLWIDANFKEDQLRKMHSGDSVDIELDASSTKLHGVVDSLAPATGATFSVLPAENATGNFTKIVQRVPVRVRLDVPKDMQGVLRPGLSATVKVHVDAGHPAAQG, from the coding sequence ATGTCCACAACTCCTTCGACCGTCGCGCCGCCGAGCGTGGTGCAACCCGCCAGACAGGCGCGGCGTATTCCGTGGATGCTGCTCGCGATCCTCTCCGTTCTCGTCGTGCTGGCGCTGGCCGCCTCGTACTGGTTCTTCGTCGGCCGCTTCGTCGAGAGCACCGACGATGCGTACGTCGGCGGCGACGTCACAGTGATGGCGCCGAAGGTCAACGGCTTCGTCACCGACGTGCTCGTGCACGACAACGAGTTCGTGCACGCCAACCAGGTGCTCGTGCGTCTCGATGCCCGCGACTACGACGCACGCCTCGCCCAGGCCAACGCCGAAGTGGAGAGCGCGCAGGCCGCCGTCACCGAACTTGAAGCGAAAAAATCACTGCAACTCGCGGCGATCAACGAGCAGGCCGCCGAGGTCCGCGCGTCGGGAGCGGAGCTCACGCGCAGCGCCGCCGACCAGACGCGCTACCGCGAGCTCGTGAAAGACGACGCGGTGTCGAACCAGGTCGTCGAGAAGGCCGACGCCGATCTGACCAAAGCGCGCGCCGCGGTCGATCGCAGCAGCGCGGCGCTGCTCGCGGCGCAACGCGAGATCGCGGTGCTCGACGCGCAGATCGGCGACGCCAAAGCGCGCATCGCGACCACGCAGGCCGCGCAGCGCGTCGCCGCGTTGAACGTCGAGTACACGACGATCCGCTCGCCGATCGATGGCTATGTCGGCAATCGCACTGCGCGGGTTGGGCTGCTCGCCAACACCGGCGTGTCGCTGCTGACCGTCGTGCCGGCGAGCGGTCTTTGGATCGACGCGAACTTCAAGGAAGATCAGCTGCGCAAAATGCATTCGGGCGACAGCGTCGATATCGAACTCGACGCGTCGAGCACCAAGCTGCATGGCGTGGTCGACAGTCTTGCACCGGCGACCGGCGCGACCTTCAGCGTCTTGCCCGCGGAAAACGCGACCGGCAACTTTACGAAGATCGTGCAGCGCGTGCCGGTGCGCGTGCGCCTCGACGTGCCGAAGGACATGCAGGGCGTACTGCGTCCGGGCCTGTCCGCGACCGTGAAAGTGCACGTCGATGCGGGCCATCCGGCCGCGCAGGGATGA
- a CDS encoding DHA2 family efflux MFS transporter permease subunit, with product MTHAFDNPADQPTRTKVFAFALMCLGFFMATLDIQIVASSLRDIGGGLSASQDELSWVQTSYLIAEIIVIPMSGWLTRVFSTRWVFTFSAFGFTLTSMLCGLAWDINSMILFRGLQGALGAAMIPTVFTTAFVLFPGKQRLIASTTIGALASLAPTIGPVIGGWITSQWSWHWLFYLNLVPGVAVTLLVPKYVNIDRADLSLLKKGDYFGILLMSGFLGCLEYVLEEGPRKNWFGDDVIVLCAWLAAICGFLFIVHAFTAKEPIVDLRALALRNFGIGSLLSFITGIGIFCTVFLTPVFLARVRGFDSLQIGLALLSVGCFQLLALAAYSTLARFVDMRMLMVFGLALFGIGCYLYVPLTNQWGWQQLLIPQALRGIGQQFCIPPIVTMALGALPPSRLRSASGLFNLMRNLGGAIGIAVSSTMLNDRLNLHYERLDEHLNAGRPVVESILQKQAEYLAAVGGDVLNAANAGLAELHAALMREALVQAFSDAFLAVALCFVVGLLSVLFSRPFGNTAPPPDAH from the coding sequence ATGACTCACGCTTTTGACAACCCCGCCGACCAGCCGACCCGCACCAAGGTCTTCGCATTCGCGCTGATGTGCCTCGGTTTTTTCATGGCGACGCTCGATATCCAGATCGTCGCATCGTCGCTGCGTGATATCGGCGGCGGACTGTCCGCGAGTCAGGATGAACTCTCCTGGGTGCAGACTTCGTATCTGATCGCGGAGATCATCGTGATTCCGATGTCGGGGTGGCTCACGCGCGTGTTTTCGACGCGCTGGGTCTTCACGTTCTCCGCGTTCGGCTTCACGCTCACCAGCATGCTGTGCGGCCTAGCGTGGGACATCAACTCGATGATCCTGTTTCGCGGTCTGCAAGGCGCGCTCGGCGCCGCGATGATCCCGACTGTCTTCACGACCGCGTTCGTGCTGTTTCCCGGCAAGCAGCGCCTGATTGCATCGACGACGATCGGTGCGCTCGCGTCGCTTGCGCCGACGATCGGGCCGGTGATCGGCGGCTGGATCACGTCGCAATGGTCGTGGCACTGGCTGTTCTATCTGAATCTCGTGCCGGGCGTTGCCGTCACGCTGCTGGTGCCGAAGTACGTAAATATCGACAGGGCCGATCTGTCGCTGCTGAAGAAGGGTGACTACTTCGGCATTCTGCTGATGTCGGGCTTTCTTGGCTGCCTCGAATACGTGCTCGAAGAAGGGCCGCGCAAGAACTGGTTCGGCGACGATGTGATCGTGCTGTGCGCGTGGCTCGCGGCGATCTGCGGGTTTCTGTTCATCGTGCATGCGTTCACCGCGAAGGAACCGATCGTCGACCTGCGCGCACTGGCGTTGCGCAACTTCGGTATCGGCAGCCTGCTGTCGTTCATCACCGGGATCGGCATCTTCTGCACCGTGTTTCTGACGCCGGTGTTTCTAGCGCGCGTGCGCGGCTTCGATTCGTTGCAGATCGGCCTTGCGCTGCTGTCCGTCGGCTGCTTCCAGTTGCTCGCGCTCGCCGCCTACTCGACGCTCGCGCGCTTCGTCGATATGCGCATGCTGATGGTGTTTGGACTCGCGCTGTTTGGCATCGGCTGCTATCTGTACGTGCCATTGACGAACCAATGGGGCTGGCAGCAGTTGCTGATTCCGCAAGCGCTGCGGGGTATCGGCCAGCAATTCTGTATTCCGCCGATCGTGACGATGGCGCTCGGCGCTTTGCCGCCGTCGCGGCTGCGCTCCGCGAGCGGGCTGTTCAATCTGATGCGAAATCTCGGTGGTGCGATTGGCATCGCGGTCAGCAGCACGATGTTGAACGACCGTCTGAACCTCCACTACGAACGGCTCGACGAACATTTGAATGCGGGCCGTCCGGTCGTCGAATCGATCTTGCAGAAGCAGGCCGAGTATCTGGCGGCCGTTGGTGGTGATGTCCTGAACGCCGCGAATGCGGGGCTCGCCGAATTGCACGCGGCATTGATGCGCGAAGCGCTGGTGCAGGCATTCTCCGACGCCTTTCTGGCGGTTGCGCTGTGCTTCGTGGTTGGCTTGTTGAGCGTCCTGTTCTCGCGCCCGTTCGGCAATACCGCACCGCCGCCCGATGCCCATTAG